A genomic region of Streptomyces rimosus contains the following coding sequences:
- a CDS encoding non-ribosomal peptide synthetase, with protein MEGQAQFTAPLTDCQEGTWLAQRAENPPRPYDIRQYADVLGPLDTDVFRRALRQAVAETEALRLRFTWDGGVPAQAIGEAVGDSALRIVDLGAEGEPWEAAQALMRADGRHPADPAEGGLAGLSSYILFKLAPDRYLWYQRHHQLLVDHYGSTLLARRVAALYTAILRGEPYSPPGHAPLRELWEQETAYRESPQCAADRRYWHEHFADRPEPATVPGHRSASRDAHPHASGRLSGAGREALRTAADRTGTSRGALVVAALATFVCRTTGADEALLSFPVDGRTGSAARRTPCATANVLPLRLPAAPGDSLAELARAAQREIDGLLEHRRYRGERLHAELGRPGGGRNFGPSVAVPAIGTGLRFGEVRGTLHDLPGAPVEAFSVVVRELPDDAGTSVVLEADPALYDQEWAGAGQRAFVRLLEQAAAEPEAPVGRFGVLGAPEHGLVVEGWNATGAEEPGTSVPELVARQAARRPGAMAVSDDEISVTYGQLDAEAGRLAGYLSGLGVTRGSRVAVLMERSAGLPAVLLGVWKAGAAYVPVDAAYPAERVAVMLADSAPAAVLCTRGTRAAVPPGVPGPLVVLDDPRVRAAVAGCPAEGPEVRIGPEDLAYVMYTSGSTGVPKGVSMPHGSVAGLVGQRDWSVGAGDAVLMHAPHAFDASLYEVWVPLVSGARVVVDGQGVVDGPRIRAAVAAGVTAVHLTAGSFRVVAEESPECFAGLREVLTGGDVVPAAAVARVREACPEVAVRHMYGPTEAALCATWHRLRPGDPVPDVLPVGRPLDNRQVYVLDAFLQPVPPGVTGELYVAGTGLARGYLGRAGLTAERFVACPFAPGMGVPPAEGRGRMYRTGDMARWTDDGELVFVGRADAQVKVRGFRIEPGEIEAALAAHPAVGEAVVVAREDRPGERRLVAYVVAQAPEPARDGRPARDGQPFRDEPGGREPAGTDSAPALLTGASGGSAGAARDTGALLAALREFVGGRLPEYMVPSAFVPLDGLPLTVNGKVDHKALPAPEFAGRGSGREPRGAAEEALCALFAQVLGLDRVGPEDSFFELGGDSIMAVQLASRARRAGLVLTTEQIFDERTPEGLARLAPSAAEPPRTDTETGEVPWTPQTAARGGRFARWAVLEAPEGLRPDTLPAAVAAVLDTHAVLRARTVAGDTGASLLVPGRGTVDAAALVTRETVAVADLDRAAGRAAREAVARLAPAAGANLQVVWLDAGPAGPGRLVLAAHHAVMDPASWGILVPDFRSACEAVAQGRQPVLGPVGTSFREWAGRLAAQAAQEQRVAELDDWRAVLEGGAGLGDLPDFEPAGMRPPGAERRMAWTVPPQQAAALLGRAPAAFHCTADDVLLAALAAAVAYGRTGAGAGVLLDIETDGRRGAGAVESVDLSRTVGRFTGVHPVRLDVSGTALDEVRAGGPAAGALLKSVKEQVRSVPGDGLGYGLLRHLNPRTDRALSDLPAARIAFRSSGRPAEGVESGAVPAGGEPSPYALEAEATIGETADGPTLTLALTWHHQAQDGRTDAAAQRLGRRWVEMLGGLAAHVERPGAGGHTPSDFPLLDLTQDGVAELEAAVPRPADIWPLSTLQEGLLFQSSFDEEGPDVYETQWMLELTGPLDAARLRASWEALLARHDALRASFHRRATGEAVQVVSRDVRLPWKEIDLSGLTEADALSGIEELATREQERRFDTARAPLLRLLLIRLGAGRHRLIVISHHILMDGWSMPVLLSELAEVYAAGGDASALAPATSYRGYLAWRARQDKDAARAAWSNEFAGTEEPTLIAPGAVDRGPVDAGHLITDLPERTTRGLSELARRHGLTVNTLLQGAWALVLARLAGRTDVVFGATVAGRPPELPGMESMVGLLINTVPVRVRLDAAQPVLGLLRDLQERQSALVAHQHLGLPEIQRLAGPGAVFDTLVVHENYPRAVAAPGDPDALAFEVLGTREATHYPLTLGVVPGERLRVHVAHRRGQVATDLTERLVARLVRVFEQLMRDCTVPVGRVGVLDPDEHATVVKGFNRTDTPVAATTMPELFRAQAARTPDAVAVEDARRSLTYAELEYEAGQLARHLVELGVGPECRVAVVVERSVAMITAVLAVAMAGGVYVPVDPEYPAERVAFVLRDAEPAVVLCTTRTRSALPDGAGGSTVVLDDPAEAAAVARRAGGSLSDAERPAPLGVDNAAYVIYTSGSTGVPKGVLVAHRGLGNLVADRVARYRIGTGSRLAQLVSPSFDVSMGDIWPVLCAGARLVLAPAGQQTFGEDLADLLRERGATHVVLPAAFLPQLPSDGLSRLRVLVTGGEPMTDEVRRRWSAGRELFNEYGVTEATVTSTVTAPLHGDSAPAIGRPIVNTQAYVLDAFLQPVPPGVQGELYVAGVNLARGYLGRPALTAARFVANPFAPGMGVPPAEGGGRMYRTGDLARWTADGDLVFAGRADAQVKVRGFRVEPGEIEAALTAHPAVAEAAVVVREDRPGERRLVGYVVSAGPDLDERSVRAHVAATLPDHMVPAAVLVLGELPMSPNGKLDRAALPAPDFAGQVGGREPRTPAEAVLCALFAELLGLERVGAEDSFFELGGDSIMSLQLVSRARRAGLLVTSRQVFDEQTPQRLAEVAEPAAAGPGADPAGSGAGEVPWTPVMRLLGERIAGGRFAQWTVLGAPAGLGRDVLAAGLAAVLDTHAMLRARVVERPGGPVLTVGGRGSVDADRLVTTVDATRTPEADLDGLAERAAEDAVTRLDPAAGVLVRAVWLDAGPHRTGRLALAVHHLAVDGVSWRILVPDLRAACQAAAAGRETDLDPVGTSFRQWAALLAAEATQPHRVAELPYWTAVLEGPDPVLGTRALDPDTDTSATVRHHTWEVPREQAAVLAVRTPVVFHCGVHEVLLAALAGAVARWRPDTAAGVLVNVEGHGRHPVAGADLSRTVGWFTSVHPVRLDLSGVDLDQAPAGGPAAGALLKAVKEQVRAVPGDGLGHGLLRHLNPRTGPVLAALPAPRIGFNYLGRFPAGAGTAGPWEAAGSTALGGSDDPDMPAPHAVEAGAVVRDTPHGPELTLTVGGPAGVLGDEAAARLGRLWRDLLGGLAAHTAAPEAGGHTPSDFPLLDLGQDEVEEFEAIAARLEGGLSL; from the coding sequence ATGGAAGGCCAGGCACAGTTCACTGCGCCCCTGACCGATTGCCAGGAGGGGACGTGGCTGGCCCAGCGCGCGGAGAACCCGCCCCGGCCGTACGACATCAGGCAGTACGCCGATGTCCTGGGCCCGCTGGACACCGACGTCTTCCGGCGGGCGCTGCGGCAGGCCGTCGCCGAGACGGAGGCGCTGCGCCTGCGGTTCACGTGGGACGGCGGGGTCCCGGCGCAGGCGATCGGCGAGGCCGTGGGCGACAGCGCCCTGCGGATCGTCGATCTCGGCGCCGAGGGCGAACCGTGGGAAGCGGCGCAGGCGTTGATGCGCGCGGACGGCCGCCACCCGGCCGACCCCGCCGAGGGCGGCCTGGCGGGTCTGTCGTCGTACATCCTCTTCAAGCTGGCCCCCGACCGGTACCTCTGGTACCAGCGCCATCACCAGCTGCTGGTGGACCACTACGGGAGCACGCTGCTGGCCCGCCGCGTCGCCGCGCTCTACACGGCGATCCTGCGCGGCGAGCCGTACAGCCCTCCCGGCCACGCCCCGCTGCGGGAGCTGTGGGAGCAGGAGACGGCCTACCGGGAGTCGCCGCAGTGCGCGGCCGACCGCCGTTACTGGCACGAGCACTTCGCGGACCGCCCGGAGCCGGCCACCGTGCCCGGCCACCGCTCCGCCTCCCGCGACGCCCACCCCCACGCGTCCGGGCGGCTGTCCGGCGCGGGCCGCGAGGCGCTGCGGACGGCCGCCGACCGTACGGGCACGAGCCGGGGCGCGCTCGTCGTCGCGGCGCTGGCCACCTTCGTGTGCCGCACGACCGGGGCGGACGAGGCGCTGCTGAGCTTCCCGGTCGACGGCCGTACGGGCAGCGCGGCCCGGCGCACGCCCTGCGCCACCGCCAACGTGCTGCCGCTGCGACTGCCCGCGGCGCCCGGCGACAGCCTGGCGGAGCTGGCCCGCGCGGCGCAGCGCGAGATCGACGGGCTGCTGGAGCACCGGCGCTACCGGGGCGAGCGCCTGCACGCGGAGCTGGGCAGGCCGGGCGGCGGGCGCAACTTCGGCCCGTCGGTGGCCGTCCCGGCGATCGGTACCGGCCTGCGCTTCGGCGAGGTCCGCGGCACGCTCCACGATCTGCCCGGCGCCCCCGTCGAGGCGTTCTCCGTGGTGGTGCGCGAGCTGCCGGACGACGCCGGGACGAGTGTCGTCCTCGAAGCCGATCCGGCGCTGTACGACCAGGAATGGGCCGGGGCGGGCCAGCGGGCCTTCGTCCGGCTGCTGGAGCAGGCGGCGGCCGAGCCGGAGGCGCCCGTCGGGCGGTTCGGTGTGCTGGGTGCGCCGGAACACGGGCTGGTCGTGGAGGGGTGGAACGCCACGGGCGCCGAGGAGCCGGGCACGTCGGTGCCGGAGCTGGTCGCCCGCCAGGCCGCGCGCCGCCCCGGCGCCATGGCCGTGTCCGACGACGAGATCTCCGTCACCTACGGCCAGTTGGATGCCGAAGCGGGCCGCCTGGCGGGCTACCTCAGCGGCCTCGGGGTGACCCGCGGCAGCCGCGTCGCCGTGCTGATGGAGCGCTCGGCCGGGCTGCCGGCGGTGCTGCTCGGCGTGTGGAAGGCGGGCGCGGCATACGTACCGGTGGACGCGGCGTACCCGGCGGAGCGGGTGGCCGTCATGCTGGCCGACTCCGCGCCGGCGGCCGTGCTGTGCACCCGCGGCACCCGGGCCGCGGTGCCGCCCGGCGTGCCGGGGCCGCTCGTGGTGCTGGACGACCCGCGGGTGCGGGCGGCCGTGGCCGGGTGCCCGGCCGAGGGCCCGGAGGTCCGGATCGGCCCCGAGGACCTGGCGTACGTGATGTACACCTCCGGCTCGACCGGGGTGCCCAAGGGCGTGTCGATGCCGCACGGCAGCGTCGCCGGGCTCGTCGGGCAGCGGGACTGGTCGGTCGGCGCGGGCGACGCGGTGCTGATGCACGCGCCGCACGCCTTCGACGCGTCGCTGTACGAGGTGTGGGTGCCGCTGGTCTCGGGCGCGCGCGTGGTGGTGGACGGGCAGGGCGTGGTGGACGGGCCGCGTATCCGTGCGGCCGTGGCGGCGGGGGTCACGGCGGTGCATCTGACGGCGGGGTCGTTCCGGGTGGTGGCGGAGGAGTCGCCGGAGTGCTTCGCGGGTCTGCGCGAGGTGCTGACCGGCGGCGACGTGGTCCCGGCCGCGGCCGTGGCGCGGGTGCGGGAGGCGTGCCCCGAGGTGGCCGTACGCCACATGTACGGGCCGACCGAGGCCGCGCTGTGCGCCACCTGGCACCGGCTGCGGCCGGGCGACCCGGTACCGGACGTGCTGCCGGTCGGCCGCCCGCTGGACAACCGGCAGGTGTACGTCCTGGACGCGTTCCTCCAGCCGGTGCCACCGGGCGTGACGGGCGAACTGTACGTGGCCGGTACCGGGCTGGCCCGGGGCTACCTGGGCCGCGCGGGGCTGACCGCGGAACGCTTCGTGGCCTGCCCGTTCGCGCCCGGCATGGGGGTCCCCCCGGCCGAAGGCCGGGGGAGGATGTACCGCACCGGCGACATGGCGCGCTGGACCGACGACGGTGAGCTGGTCTTCGTCGGGCGGGCGGACGCGCAGGTCAAGGTGCGCGGCTTCCGTATCGAGCCGGGGGAGATCGAGGCGGCGCTGGCGGCCCACCCGGCGGTCGGCGAGGCCGTGGTGGTGGCCCGCGAGGACCGGCCGGGCGAACGCCGCCTGGTCGCGTACGTCGTCGCGCAGGCGCCGGAACCGGCCCGCGACGGACGCCCGGCGCGTGACGGGCAGCCGTTCCGCGACGAGCCGGGCGGGCGGGAGCCGGCCGGGACGGACAGCGCTCCGGCCCTGCTCACCGGCGCGTCCGGCGGCAGCGCCGGGGCGGCTCGGGACACCGGCGCGCTGCTCGCCGCGCTGCGCGAGTTCGTGGGCGGGCGGCTGCCGGAGTACATGGTGCCGTCGGCGTTCGTACCGCTGGACGGGCTGCCGCTGACCGTGAACGGCAAGGTCGACCACAAGGCGCTGCCCGCCCCGGAATTCGCCGGGCGCGGCAGCGGCCGGGAGCCGCGCGGCGCCGCCGAGGAAGCCCTGTGCGCGCTGTTCGCGCAGGTGCTCGGCCTGGACCGGGTCGGCCCCGAGGACAGCTTCTTCGAGCTGGGCGGCGACTCGATCATGGCGGTGCAGCTCGCCTCGCGGGCCCGCCGCGCCGGGCTGGTGCTCACCACTGAGCAGATCTTCGACGAGCGGACCCCGGAGGGACTGGCGCGGCTGGCCCCCTCGGCGGCCGAACCGCCGCGTACGGACACGGAGACCGGCGAGGTGCCCTGGACGCCGCAGACCGCGGCGCGGGGCGGGCGCTTCGCGCGCTGGGCGGTCCTGGAAGCGCCGGAGGGCCTGCGGCCGGACACGCTGCCGGCCGCCGTCGCCGCCGTACTGGACACCCACGCCGTGCTGCGCGCGCGGACCGTTGCCGGTGACACCGGGGCGTCTCTGCTCGTGCCCGGCCGGGGAACGGTGGACGCGGCCGCGCTGGTCACCCGGGAGACCGTAGCCGTGGCGGACCTCGACCGGGCCGCCGGGCGGGCGGCCCGCGAGGCAGTGGCCCGGCTGGCCCCGGCGGCCGGGGCGAACCTCCAGGTGGTGTGGCTGGACGCGGGCCCCGCGGGGCCCGGCCGCCTGGTGCTCGCGGCCCACCACGCGGTGATGGACCCGGCTTCCTGGGGCATCCTCGTCCCCGACTTCCGGTCCGCGTGCGAGGCCGTGGCGCAGGGGCGGCAGCCGGTGCTCGGCCCGGTGGGCACCTCGTTCAGGGAGTGGGCGGGACGGCTGGCCGCGCAGGCGGCGCAGGAGCAACGCGTTGCCGAACTGGACGACTGGCGTGCGGTGTTGGAGGGCGGGGCCGGGCTCGGCGATCTGCCGGACTTCGAACCGGCAGGCATGCGTCCGCCGGGTGCGGAACGCCGGATGGCCTGGACGGTGCCGCCGCAGCAGGCGGCAGCGCTGCTCGGCCGGGCGCCCGCCGCGTTCCACTGCACCGCCGACGACGTGCTGCTGGCCGCGCTGGCCGCCGCGGTCGCGTACGGGCGTACGGGCGCCGGGGCCGGCGTGCTGCTCGACATCGAAACGGACGGACGGCGCGGCGCCGGAGCGGTCGAAAGCGTGGACCTCTCCCGTACGGTGGGCCGGTTCACCGGCGTGCACCCGGTCCGCCTGGACGTGTCCGGCACGGCCCTGGACGAGGTCCGCGCGGGCGGTCCGGCCGCCGGGGCGCTGCTGAAATCCGTCAAGGAACAGGTGCGGTCGGTGCCCGGCGACGGCTTGGGCTACGGCCTGCTGCGCCACCTCAACCCGCGGACGGACCGCGCCCTGTCGGATCTGCCCGCTGCCCGGATCGCGTTCCGCAGCTCGGGCAGGCCGGCCGAGGGTGTGGAGTCGGGCGCCGTCCCGGCCGGTGGCGAGCCGTCCCCGTACGCCCTGGAGGCCGAGGCCACGATCGGTGAGACAGCCGACGGGCCCACGCTGACCCTCGCGCTCACCTGGCACCACCAGGCGCAGGACGGGCGGACCGACGCCGCGGCGCAGCGGCTCGGCCGCCGGTGGGTGGAGATGCTGGGCGGCCTCGCCGCCCATGTGGAGCGGCCCGGGGCGGGCGGCCACACCCCGTCCGACTTCCCGCTGCTCGACCTCACCCAGGACGGCGTCGCGGAGCTGGAGGCCGCCGTGCCGCGGCCGGCCGACATCTGGCCGCTGTCGACCCTCCAGGAAGGGCTGCTGTTCCAGTCCTCCTTCGACGAGGAGGGGCCGGACGTCTACGAGACCCAGTGGATGCTGGAGCTGACCGGGCCGCTGGACGCCGCCCGCCTGCGCGCCTCGTGGGAAGCGCTGCTGGCCCGGCACGACGCGCTGCGGGCCAGCTTCCACCGGCGGGCGACGGGCGAGGCCGTCCAGGTCGTCTCCCGCGACGTACGGCTGCCCTGGAAGGAGATCGACCTCTCGGGCCTGACCGAGGCCGACGCCCTGTCCGGCATCGAGGAACTGGCCACCCGCGAACAGGAACGCCGCTTCGACACGGCGCGGGCACCGCTGCTGCGGCTGCTGCTGATCCGCCTCGGCGCCGGCCGCCACCGGCTCATCGTCATCAGCCACCACATCCTGATGGACGGCTGGTCGATGCCGGTCCTGCTGTCCGAGCTGGCCGAGGTCTACGCGGCGGGCGGCGACGCCTCCGCTCTCGCCCCGGCCACCTCCTACCGCGGCTACCTCGCCTGGCGGGCCCGCCAGGACAAGGACGCCGCGCGCGCCGCGTGGAGCAACGAGTTCGCCGGTACGGAAGAGCCGACGCTGATCGCCCCGGGCGCGGTGGACCGGGGACCGGTGGACGCCGGGCACCTGATCACCGACCTTCCCGAACGGACCACCCGCGGCCTGTCGGAGCTGGCGCGCCGCCACGGCCTGACCGTCAACACGCTGCTGCAGGGCGCCTGGGCGCTGGTGCTGGCCCGGCTGGCGGGCCGTACGGACGTGGTGTTCGGCGCCACCGTCGCGGGCCGCCCGCCGGAGCTGCCCGGCATGGAGTCGATGGTCGGCCTGCTGATCAACACGGTGCCGGTACGGGTACGCCTGGACGCGGCGCAGCCGGTGCTCGGCCTGCTGCGCGACCTCCAGGAGCGTCAGTCCGCCCTGGTCGCCCACCAGCATCTGGGCCTGCCGGAGATCCAGCGCCTCGCCGGGCCCGGCGCCGTCTTCGACACCCTGGTCGTGCACGAGAACTACCCGCGCGCGGTGGCCGCGCCGGGCGACCCGGACGCGCTGGCCTTCGAGGTCCTGGGCACGCGCGAGGCCACGCACTACCCGCTGACCCTCGGCGTCGTCCCGGGCGAGCGGCTGCGCGTCCATGTGGCGCACCGCCGCGGCCAGGTCGCGACGGACCTCACCGAAAGGCTCGTCGCGCGGCTGGTGCGGGTCTTCGAGCAGCTGATGCGGGACTGCACGGTGCCGGTGGGCCGGGTGGGCGTCCTGGACCCGGACGAACACGCCACCGTCGTGAAGGGTTTCAACCGTACGGACACGCCGGTGGCCGCCACGACGATGCCGGAACTCTTCCGCGCGCAGGCCGCACGGACGCCGGATGCCGTCGCGGTGGAAGACGCCCGACGAAGCCTCACCTACGCGGAGTTGGAGTACGAAGCGGGGCAGCTGGCCCGTCACCTCGTCGAACTCGGTGTGGGACCGGAGTGCCGGGTCGCGGTCGTCGTCGAGCGGTCGGTGGCGATGATCACCGCCGTGCTCGCGGTGGCCATGGCGGGCGGAGTCTACGTACCGGTGGACCCCGAATACCCGGCCGAGCGTGTCGCGTTCGTGCTGCGGGACGCGGAGCCCGCGGTGGTGCTGTGCACCACGCGGACCCGGTCCGCGCTGCCGGACGGCGCGGGCGGCAGCACGGTCGTCCTGGACGACCCGGCGGAGGCCGCGGCCGTGGCGCGCCGCGCGGGCGGCTCCCTGTCCGACGCCGAACGCCCCGCGCCGCTGGGCGTGGACAACGCGGCGTACGTCATCTACACGTCCGGGTCGACCGGTGTGCCCAAGGGCGTTCTCGTCGCCCACCGCGGCCTCGGCAACCTCGTCGCGGACCGTGTCGCGCGCTACCGCATCGGCACCGGCAGCCGCCTGGCCCAGCTCGTCTCGCCCAGCTTCGACGTGTCGATGGGCGACATCTGGCCGGTGCTGTGCGCGGGCGCGCGGCTGGTGCTGGCACCGGCCGGGCAGCAGACGTTCGGCGAGGACCTGGCCGACCTGCTGCGCGAGCGCGGGGCCACCCATGTGGTGCTGCCCGCCGCGTTCCTGCCGCAGCTGCCGTCCGACGGCCTGTCCCGGCTGCGGGTGCTGGTCACCGGCGGCGAGCCGATGACCGACGAGGTGCGCCGCCGCTGGTCCGCCGGGCGGGAGCTGTTCAACGAGTACGGCGTCACGGAGGCCACCGTCACCTCCACGGTGACCGCGCCCCTCCACGGGGACAGCGCACCGGCGATCGGCCGCCCGATCGTCAACACACAGGCGTACGTCCTGGACGCCTTCCTCCAGCCGGTGCCCCCGGGCGTACAGGGCGAGCTGTACGTGGCCGGGGTGAACCTGGCGCGCGGCTACCTGGGGCGCCCGGCGCTGACCGCGGCGCGGTTCGTCGCGAACCCGTTCGCGCCCGGCATGGGGGTCCCCCCGGCCGAAGGCGGGGGGAGGATGTACCGGACCGGGGACCTGGCCCGGTGGACCGCCGACGGCGACCTGGTCTTCGCCGGGCGGGCGGACGCCCAGGTCAAGGTGCGCGGCTTCCGCGTCGAACCGGGCGAGATCGAGGCCGCGCTGACCGCCCACCCGGCGGTCGCGGAGGCGGCGGTGGTGGTCCGCGAGGACCGGCCCGGCGAACGCCGCCTGGTCGGTTACGTCGTGTCCGCCGGGCCGGACCTGGACGAACGGTCCGTCCGCGCCCATGTCGCCGCGACGCTGCCGGACCACATGGTCCCGGCGGCCGTGCTCGTCCTCGGCGAACTGCCGATGTCGCCCAACGGGAAGCTGGACCGCGCGGCACTGCCCGCGCCCGACTTCGCCGGACAGGTCGGCGGACGCGAGCCGCGTACCCCCGCCGAAGCGGTGCTGTGCGCGCTGTTCGCCGAACTGCTGGGCCTGGAGCGGGTCGGCGCGGAGGACAGCTTCTTCGAGCTGGGCGGCGACTCGATCATGTCGCTCCAACTGGTGTCGCGGGCCCGCCGCGCCGGGCTGCTGGTGACCTCCCGGCAGGTCTTCGACGAGCAGACGCCGCAACGGCTCGCCGAGGTGGCGGAGCCGGCCGCGGCCGGGCCCGGCGCGGACCCCGCGGGTTCGGGGGCCGGCGAGGTGCCGTGGACGCCGGTGATGCGGCTGCTGGGCGAGCGGATCGCGGGCGGCCGGTTCGCACAGTGGACGGTTCTGGGCGCCCCGGCCGGATTGGGCCGCGACGTGCTGGCCGCCGGACTGGCCGCCGTCCTGGACACCCACGCCATGCTGCGCGCCCGGGTGGTGGAGCGGCCGGGCGGCCCGGTGCTGACCGTCGGCGGCCGGGGCTCGGTGGACGCCGACCGCCTGGTGACCACGGTGGACGCGACCCGGACCCCCGAGGCCGATCTCGACGGCCTCGCGGAACGGGCCGCCGAGGACGCGGTGACCCGCCTCGACCCGGCCGCCGGCGTCCTGGTCCGAGCGGTGTGGCTGGACGCCGGACCGCACCGGACCGGCCGGCTGGCGCTGGCCGTGCACCACCTCGCGGTGGACGGCGTGTCCTGGCGCATCCTGGTGCCGGACCTGCGGGCCGCCTGCCAAGCCGCGGCGGCCGGGCGCGAGACGGACCTCGACCCCGTGGGCACCTCGTTCCGGCAGTGGGCCGCGTTGCTCGCAGCCGAGGCCACGCAGCCGCACCGGGTCGCGGAACTGCCGTACTGGACCGCCGTACTCGAAGGCCCCGACCCGGTGCTCGGCACCCGCGCCCTCGACCCGGACACGGACACCTCGGCGACCGTGCGCCACCACACCTGGGAGGTGCCCCGGGAGCAGGCGGCGGTCCTGGCCGTACGCACACCCGTGGTCTTCCACTGCGGCGTCCACGAGGTGCTGCTCGCGGCCCTGGCGGGCGCGGTCGCGCGCTGGCGGCCGGACACGGCGGCCGGGGTGCTGGTGAACGTCGAGGGCCACGGACGGCACCCGGTCGCCGGGGCCGACCTGTCCCGTACGGTCGGCTGGTTCACCAGCGTGCATCCCGTACGGCTCGACCTGTCCGGCGTGGACCTCGACCAGGCCCCGGCGGGCGGCCCCGCGGCCGGTGCGCTGCTCAAGGCCGTCAAGGAACAGGTACGCGCGGTGCCCGGAGACGGCCTCGGCCACGGGCTGCTGCGCCACCTCAACCCGCGGACCGGCCCCGTACTGGCGGCTCTGCCGGCCCCGCGGATCGGCTTCAACTACCTCGGCCGGTTCCCCGCGGGCGCGGGCACGGCCGGGCCGTGGGAGGCGGCGGGCAGCACCGCGCTCGGCGGATCGGACGACCCGGACATGCCCGCGCCGCACGCCGTGGAGGCGGGCGCGGTCGTCCGTGACACACCGCACGGACCGGAACTGACGCTCACGGTCGGCGGCCCGGCCGGTGTCCTCGGCGACGAGGCCGCGGCCCGCCTGGGCCGCCTGTGGCGGGACCTGCTCGGCGGCCTGGCCGCCCACACGGCCGCGCCGGAGGCGGGCGGCCACACGCCCTCCGACTTCCCGCTCCTGGACCTCGGCCAGGACGAGGTCGAGGAGTTCGAAGCGATAGCAGCACGGCTCGAAGGGGGACTGTCGCTGTGA